Below is a genomic region from bacterium.
ACTTCGACTGCGGGATCGTCGTTGCCGTGGTAGGGCCGGGGGGCCGGGCGACGGAACACCCTATGCCGGACTACTGCTACTTTGCCGTCGAAGATCTCGAGCAGACCCTGGTCCGGGCCCGGGAAGCGGGGGCGACGATCGAGAAGGAGATCGACACGTATCCCTGGGGTGAGCGCTCGTTCTATGTGCGCGATCCCTGGGGCAACCCCCTTTGTTTCGTCGATGACTCCACGCTATTTACGGGCGGCCGGTTCGTACCGTAGCCG
It encodes:
- a CDS encoding VOC family protein, producing FDCGIVVAVVGPGGRATEHPMPDYCYFAVEDLEQTLVRAREAGATIEKEIDTYPWGERSFYVRDPWGNPLCFVDDSTLFTGGRFVP